Proteins encoded together in one Stutzerimonas stutzeri window:
- a CDS encoding organic hydroperoxide resistance protein translates to MSIEKILYTATATATGGREGRASSSDQALDVQLSTPRELGGAGGAGTNPEQLFAAGYSACFLGALKFVAGKQKVTLPVDTRITGKVGIGQIPTGFGIEAELTISAPGVARDLLQNLVEQAHIVCPYSNATRGNIDVTLVIAD, encoded by the coding sequence ATGTCCATCGAGAAGATTCTCTACACCGCTACTGCCACCGCCACCGGCGGCCGCGAAGGCCGCGCCAGCTCCTCCGACCAGGCGCTCGACGTGCAGCTGTCCACGCCGCGCGAGCTGGGCGGTGCCGGTGGTGCCGGGACCAATCCCGAGCAGCTGTTCGCCGCCGGATACTCGGCCTGCTTTCTCGGGGCGCTGAAGTTCGTCGCCGGCAAGCAGAAGGTCACTCTGCCGGTGGATACGCGCATCACCGGCAAGGTCGGCATCGGCCAGATCCCCACCGGCTTCGGCATCGAGGCCGAGCTGACCATCAGTGCCCCCGGCGTTGCCCGCGACCTGCTGCAGAACCTGGTCGAGCAGGCCCACATCGTCTGCCCCTATTCCAACGCTACCCGCGGAAACATCGACGTCACGCTGGTCATCGCCGACTGA
- a CDS encoding alpha/beta fold hydrolase: MNPITRTLAMPLLAIALQPAFAAQAAQPAKPGSAAVVAYTASTITTADGVQLYYKDWGPKDGPVVTFSHGWPLSSDSWESQMLFLASEGYRVVAHDRRGHGRSSQPWEGNDMDHYADDLAAVIDALDLQDVTLVGFSTGGGEVARYIGRHGTGRVKKAVLVSAVPPMMLRTEDNPDGLPLEVFDGIRKASLEDRAQLYLDLASGPFYGFNRPGAKVSQGLIDNWRAQGMQAGHKNTYDSIAAFSATDFREDLKKFDVPTLVIHGDDDQIVPLDISGKASAAQIKDAKLIVYPGAPHGLTDTHKARFNQDLLDFLRK; the protein is encoded by the coding sequence ATGAATCCGATCACCCGTACCCTCGCCATGCCGTTGCTGGCCATCGCGCTGCAGCCCGCCTTCGCCGCCCAGGCCGCACAACCGGCGAAGCCCGGCAGCGCCGCTGTTGTCGCATATACAGCCAGCACCATCACTACCGCCGATGGCGTGCAGCTCTACTACAAGGACTGGGGCCCGAAGGACGGCCCGGTGGTGACCTTCAGCCACGGCTGGCCGCTGAGTTCCGACAGCTGGGAATCGCAGATGCTGTTTCTCGCATCCGAGGGCTATCGCGTGGTCGCCCATGACCGCCGCGGCCATGGCCGGTCCAGCCAGCCCTGGGAAGGCAACGACATGGATCATTACGCCGACGACCTGGCGGCGGTGATCGACGCGCTCGACCTGCAGGACGTGACCCTGGTGGGTTTCTCCACCGGTGGTGGTGAGGTGGCGCGCTACATCGGTCGCCACGGCACCGGGCGGGTGAAGAAGGCCGTGCTGGTCAGCGCCGTGCCGCCGATGATGCTGCGCACCGAGGACAATCCTGACGGCCTTCCGCTGGAGGTGTTCGACGGCATTCGCAAGGCCTCGCTGGAAGATCGTGCGCAGCTCTACCTGGACCTTGCCTCCGGCCCGTTCTACGGCTTCAACCGGCCGGGCGCCAAGGTTTCCCAGGGGCTGATCGACAACTGGCGAGCGCAGGGCATGCAGGCCGGGCACAAGAACACCTATGACTCCATCGCCGCCTTCTCGGCCACCGACTTCCGCGAGGACCTGAAGAAGTTCGACGTGCCGACCCTGGTGATCCATGGCGACGACGACCAGATCGTGCCGCTGGACATCTCCGGCAAGGCATCCGCAGCGCAGATCAAGGATGCGAAGCTGATCGTCTACCCCGGTGCGCCGCACGGCCTGACCGACACCCACAAGGCGCGCTTCAATCAGGACCTGCTGGACTTCCTCAGGAAATGA
- a CDS encoding Tim44 domain-containing protein — protein sequence MQRVLSIFMALCISLTFALDAHAKRFGGGKSFGSAPSHQTRQAPQQTQAAPNQAGRQTPAAASGASRWLGPLAGLAAGGLLASMFMGDGFEGIQFMDILIFGLIAFLLFRFLAARRRQQQPAMAGHAPMQREMPQQPATSIFGGSAAPVAAAPVINAPAWFNEQNFVAAAREHFLSLQQHWDANEMDKIAEFVTPQLLGFLKQERAEIGDAYQSTYIDDLQIQLDGVDDNAEKTTATLTFSGVAKTSRFDQGEPFSESWRMERVQGENQPWLVAGIRQNA from the coding sequence ATGCAACGTGTGCTTAGCATTTTCATGGCGCTGTGTATCAGCCTGACCTTCGCGCTGGACGCCCACGCCAAGCGCTTCGGCGGCGGGAAGAGCTTCGGCTCGGCACCGAGCCACCAGACCCGCCAGGCGCCCCAGCAGACCCAGGCCGCACCGAATCAGGCTGGCCGTCAGACGCCCGCTGCCGCCAGCGGCGCCTCGCGCTGGCTCGGCCCGCTGGCCGGTCTGGCCGCCGGCGGCCTGCTCGCCTCGATGTTCATGGGCGATGGCTTCGAAGGCATCCAGTTCATGGATATCCTGATCTTCGGCCTGATCGCCTTCCTGCTGTTCCGCTTCCTCGCCGCCCGACGCCGCCAGCAGCAACCAGCCATGGCCGGTCACGCGCCAATGCAGCGCGAGATGCCGCAGCAACCAGCGACCTCCATCTTCGGTGGCAGCGCCGCCCCGGTCGCCGCCGCTCCGGTGATCAATGCCCCGGCCTGGTTCAACGAGCAGAACTTCGTTGCGGCCGCGCGCGAGCACTTCCTCTCGCTGCAGCAGCACTGGGACGCCAACGAGATGGACAAGATCGCCGAGTTCGTTACCCCGCAGCTGCTGGGTTTCCTCAAGCAGGAGCGCGCCGAGATCGGCGATGCCTATCAGTCGACCTACATCGACGATCTGCAGATCCAGCTCGACGGCGTCGACGACAATGCCGAGAAGACCACCGCAACGCTGACCTTCAGCGGCGTGGCCAAGACCTCGCGCTTCGACCAGGGCGAACCCTTCAGCGAGAGCTGGCGCATGGAGCGTGTGCAGGGCGAGAACCAGCCCTGGCTGGTGGCCGGTATCCGTCAGAACGCCTGA